AGCCTCGGGAAAAGTAAAATCGGTTAACGATGGTCAATTGGACATTGCCTTGATTTTACCTTTTTCTTCTCCAAATGCTTCTCTTTCTCAAGGTAAGCCAACCGATTTTGTCTTTGAACTGTACCAAGGGATGGCACTTGCGGTTGAGCAATTAAAGCGTCAAGGGAAAAAAATCCAGCTCAATTCTTTTGATTCCAAACGGGATGTAAATCAATTGTCTACTATTCTAAAAGATGAAAATGTACGATCATCAGATGTTTTGGTAGGTCCGATTTACCAAGAGGAAACATCTTTAGTGAGTAGTTTTGCAGAGGCTGAAAAAATTCCATTTGTTCACCCACTTTCCAATTTGGGGGATCGATTTGAAGAAAGTGCTTACAGCTACTTGTTTAGACCTTCGGTGGCTTCTTTATCCAAAGGAATTCAAACAGCAATTACCTCCCAGAATTGGGGTAAATCAGTAGCAATAGCTCATTCTGGAAGCTCAAGGGACGAAAATCTTGCAGGAATTCTTCAACAAGAACTCACCGCTAAAGGATTCAAGGTGGTGAAAATGCAGCGCGTAGATGCTCGAAATGTATTGGAGTTTTTCCAAGGACTAGGAGTAAGACGTGAAAATACTCCGTCTGTCCAGCAGGTTATTTTGCTAACAGATGATCCGGCAATCGCACAATCCACCTTTGGATTGATGGAAAGCATCAATACTTCGTTACCAGTGCTGGTAATGGACTCTTGGTTGGGATTCAATTTTGCCAATTTTGAAATGCTCGAATTCCCCAATTTCTATTTCATAGCCAATAATACCCCTCGCTTTTCTTCTCCAGAAATGGATCTATTTAGAGAGGCGTTTTATACCAAATACCTTGCTTTTCCTTCCTTGAATGCAGTTGTTGGGTATGAGCTTATATATTGGTTGGATCAAAACGCTAAAGAAAATCTTGATTTTGACCTTCGATCCGGCTTGGATTTGAGTCGGTATAGTCCAGGCAAACTTACCTGGGGATATAATTTTACCAATTCACACAACAACACCCACGTTCCGGTGTTCAAATTTGAAATGGGGCAACTCGTTCCATTGAATTAATTATCATGAGAATTTCAGAAAGTAAGCGGCTTTTTGCAGAAGCCAAGAATGTTATTCCAGGAGGGGTAAACTCTCCCGTGCGCGCGTTTCGAGCTGTCGGTGGAGAGCCGATTTTTATCCAAAAATCAGATGGAGCCTACCTGTATGATGTTGATGGAAATTCATTTATTGAATTAATCAATAGTTGGGGGCCTATGATTCTTGGACACAATCATCCGATGATTCGAGAGGCTGTGGTAAAAGCCGTCGAGGATGGACTTTCTTACGGTGCCCCTACAGCGAAGGAGATCGAAATCGCAGAACTCATTGTGGAGATGGTTCCTTCCGTCGAAAAAGTAAGAATGGTCAACTCCGGTACGGAGGCCACCATGTCAGCAATTCGCGTAGCAAGAGGCTATACCGGGCGTGATAAATTTATCAAAATGGAAGGCCATTACCACGGTCATGGAGATTCCTTTTTGATCTCCGCTGGTTCTGGAGCAATTACAATGGGGAATCCAGATTCACCCGGAGTGACGGTAGGTACCGCAAAGGATACCTTGCTGGCTCCATATAATGATCTCGAGGCGATTGAAAGATTGGTGAAAGCGAATAAAGGCGAAATTGCAGCCTTAATTTTGGAGCCTGTTCCTGGAAATATGGGTTTAGCGCTACCTCTACCCGGTTATTTAGAAGGGCTTCGCGAAATCTGTACCCGAGAGGGAATCGTCTTGATTTTTGATGAAGTGATGACTGGATTCCGATTAGCAAAAGGCGGAGCACAGGAGCTTTTTGGAGTCACTCCAGACATGACAACATTAGGTAAAATCATCGGTGGAGGAATGCCTGTAGGTGCTTACGGGGGTAAAAAAGAAATCATGGAATTTGTTTCCCCAGCAGGACCTGTGTATCAGGCAGGAACCCTTTCAGGAAATCCGATCGCGATGTCTGCGGGCCTTGCCATGCTTCACTATTTGAATAATCATCCTGAAGTCTATGCTGAATTGGCCTTGATCGGTCGAAAAATCACCGAGGGAATCAGCAAAATCAACCACGATTTAAATTTGAATTATACCGTGAATGCGCTGGGAAGTATGTATTCTTTGTTTTTTACAGACCAGCCTGTAGTAGACTTTGAATCAGCTAAAAAATCAAACACAGTTTTATTTGGTAGCTATTTCCAAGCGATGTTGAAAAGAGGGATATACCTTGCTCCAAGTCAATTTGAAAGTTTGTTTTTGAGTACCGCCTTGTCAGATGAATTGATCGGGAAGATTCTAACTGCTCATGAAGAAAGCATGAGGGAAATTCATGGTTAAACCTTCTAAATTCAAAAGGAAATGAAGCTTAGTGTTTATGGCATAAAAAATTGTGATACGATGAAAAAGACTTTCACTTTTCTTGAGGAAAAGGGAGTGGATTATGAGTTTATCGATTACAAAAAACAAAAACCAACAGCAGCATTGCTGACCTCATTTTTGGAGAAAATTCCATTGTCTACCTTGGTAAACAAGCAGGGTACAACCTACAAAAAAATGGATGAGGCTCAAAAAGCGGCATTGGAAAATGTTGAAACCGCTCTTCCCATTTTGATTGAAAACTCAAGTATGATCAAACGCCCAGTGATCCTGTATCCAGATGGAAGCATCACCTTGGGATTTGTTCCAGATCAGATAGGGCAAAAGATTTAATACACGATCGTATCACTGGGGATAGGAGGCAATTCATAGCTTCCTGTCTCCAGTTTGAACTTGAATTTTTTCAATGATTCATTGCCAATAAGTCCAGTTTCATAGGCAAATACTCTTTCCAACCGAGGTAGTTGGTCAAGCTTCTCCAGATCGGTTTGGGTGATCGAGATTCCATTGAGGTAAAGGGATTTCAGATTTTTTAGTGACTTCAAGCTTTCCAGGTTTGCTCCTTTGACTTGGGTGTGGTTAAGCTTGAGCACCGTCACATGTGGGAAATCTCCCAATGATGTAAGAATCTGGTCCGTGATCATCGTTCCACTGAGATCCAGGTAGACAATATGGCCTTTGACGGATGCCAAATCCCCAAGATTTTGATCTTGAAAATCCCGGAAGTTGATGCAGCTCAACTTCAGGATTAAGCTTCCCTGAGCAATTGGCTCCACGTAGAATCCTTTTTTCCGAAGTAGAGCTAAGGTGTCCTCTGCAATTGGCGAAAAGGTTACAGTTGGATAAAAAGCGATTTCTTCACGCTGGAAAAAGGGTTCCAGCAATTTCTTTTCCGGTTTGGCAGCTCCTAGTTTCAGGTCAAAAGAGGCTTCATTTTCCAGCCAAAGGCGAAGCAGCTGAAGTTCCTCTTTTTTAGGTTGACGCTTCTCGCTTGGAGGCATGTGGTCTTCGTGGTCCTGCGGGAGCTCCATTCGACTGACTAGACTGCTTTTCAGAAATTCATGCGGGTCAATTACAGGCCCGTTTTCTCCACCTTTCAGTAGAGCTTCTTTGGTGCTGAGGTCCAGTCCGCCTTTCTTGTTTCGGGGATTGTGGCAGCTTTGGCAGTTGGAATTTAAGATCGGCTGCACCACCTCATCATAGTAGGCCAGTTCCTCCCAACCCTCCTCAGGCAAGGTCAGTGGGGCTGCTGAGGAAGGTGCTCCTCCAAAAAGGGATTGGAGATTTTCGGGCATCACTTCGGTGAAGTAGCCTTCGCCATGGGTGATCGTTCCTCCCAAGTGGCCAGTAAACAAGAGTGCTCCGATCAATGCAGTTGAGCTCCATTTCAGCGTGCTGGGATCGCTTGTTCTTTTATTTTTCCCATAAAAGAAAAATCCTGCAGCCGTAGTCAGAATACCGAAAATCAGGTGAAACTGAACCGTGTCCCAGGAAAAGCCTTCGAATTGGTATTGGAGAAATCCTGAAATACAGGCCAAAACCCCTCCGATCGAACCCAACAAAAAGGCCAGCTGAATGGCAGCAAGGAAGGTTTTGTCCTGCTTTTTCGAAAGGAAAATAAGCAGGACACCAAAAACCAAAATCCCAATCGGCAGGTGGACCAAAATGGGGTGAAAGCGACCCAAAAGCGGAAAGATGAAACTCAGCATATCAGGCGATTACGGATCGGATTAATTCGCCATGAACATCGGTCAGTCGGAACGGCCTGCCTTGAAACTCATAAGTAAACTTCTCGTGGTCAAAACCCATCAAGTGTAAAATGGTAGCATGCAGGTCATGCACGGAGGTGCGCTCGTCTATCCCGGCAAAGCCGAAGTCATCTGTAATGCCGTAGCTCGCGCCTTTTTTGACTCCGCCTCCGGCCATCCACATCGTGAAGGCATCCACGTGGTGATCCCGTCCGAGGAAACCCATCTTTTTGCCCTCCCGGTTTTCCTGCATCGGTGTGCGTCCAAATTCTCCACCCCAGACAACCAAGGTTTCTTCCAAAAGTCCCCGCTGCTTCAGGTCCAGCAGCAAGGCGGTCATCGGCCTGTCAATAGTGCGGCACTTGTTACGCAAGCCCATATCGATTGAGCCATCATGATCGGTGCCGTGAGTATCCCAACCCCAATCGTAGAGTTGGACCACACGTACGCCCTTTTCCACCAGTTTTCTTGCCAAAAGGCAATTGTTAGCGAAGGATTCCTCTCCGGGCTGGGTGCCGTAGAGCTGATGGATATGCTCGGGTTCGTCGTTGATGTTCATCACCTCGGGCACTTCGATTTGCATCCGATAGGCCATCTCGTATTGATTAATTCTGGCGAGGATCTCAGGATCGCCGAAGTTTTCAAAATCTTCCTGATTGGACTGATTGATAGCAGTGATGACTTGCTTTTTGAGATCACGGGACATGCCGCTTGGATCCTCGAGATACAATACAGGGTCGCCTTTGGATCGGCATTGGACGCCTTGATAGACCGAGGGGAGAAATCCCGAGCCCCAGACGCTTTTGCCTGCGTCGGGCGTTTTTCCACCGGAAGTCAAGACGACAAATCCCGGAAGATTCTGGTTTTCGGTGCCCAAACCATAGGTCACCCAACTACCTAAACTTGGTCTTCCTAACCTCGGTGAACCTGTCTGCATGAATAATTGCGCCGGTCCGTGATTAAACTGATCTGTATGCATCGCCTTTAGAAAAGCTACTTCATCGGCTACTTTGGAAAAATGAGGTAAGTAATCTGAAATCCAAGCTCCGCTTTCCCCGTGTTGAGAAAACTTGGCCTGAGGACCGAGCATTTTGGGCACTCCTCTGATAAAGGCAAACTTCCGACCTTCCAACAAGCTCTCCGGACAGTCCTGATCGTGGTATTTGGCCAGTTCGGGCTTGAAATCAAACAACTCCAACTGAGAAGGCGCCCCCGCCATGTGGAGGTATATGATGGATTTTGCTTTTCCCAAAAACGGCGGAGGAAGGGGAGACAAGGGATTCAAATCCCGATCGCTGAGCTGAAGGCCAGTTTTCAGGGTTCCATTTTTCCCCAACTCACAGCCAAAAAGTAAAGGAGCTAAGGCAAGCCCGCCCATTTTGCTCACGCAGTCGAGGAGAAAATGCCTTCTCGTCTGCGTTTGCAATTTTTGGTTGACCAATTCGTTCAGTAGCTTTTCCGCATTCATGAGATCAGGGCTTGGTTAAAAATTCGTCTAAATTCATCATTGCATTGGTGGCCACGGCCAAGGCAGCTAAGCCGGAATCCGCTCCTGGGAAAAACTCTGTCAAGGATTTTTGGTCCTGATCAAAGTTTGATTTAGCTGACTTATAAAGGTTCATCAGGTTGGCTTTTTTGCTTTCTGAGATCGGCAAAAGCAATAGGTTTTGGTAAATGGTTTGGATAGCCAGTTCGGGTTTTTTTCCCGATTTCTCCCATGCTTTTTGGCTCAAGGCTTTGGCAGCATCGAGGTAAACCGGATCATTCAAGGTGGCCAAGGCTTGCAAAGGCGTATTGGTCACCAGTCGCTTACCAAGACAGACTTCACGGCTTCCCGCATCAAAGGAGATAAAGGAAGGATAAGGGCTGGTGCGCTTCAGGAAGGTGTACACACTTCGGCGGTACTTATCTTCGCCCTCGCTTTCTTTCCAAGACTCCCCATTGTACACCGTCTGCCAAATGCCCTCCGGCTGGGTAGGCATCACGGGCTTCCCATACATTTTTCGGCTCAATAATCCGCTTGTGGCAAGTGCCTGATCGCGGATTTGCTCGGCAGAAAGCCGGTATCGAGGCCCTCGGGCATACCATTGGTTTTTGGGATCTTTCTGGAAAACCTCCGAGCTAATTACCGAAGATTGCTGATATGTAGCCGAAGTGACTATCTCTCGAATAAGTGATTTGATGCTCCAGTCGTAGTCATGGACCGTCTTCCAAGCCAAGTAATCCAGTAGCTCGGGATGGGAAGGCGGATCGGATTGGGTGCCCATATCCTCTAGCGTCGAGACTAATCCTCTGCCGAAAAGCTGATCCCAAACACGATTGACAAGCGTACGGGAGGTCAGGGGATTTTCTGGAGCGGTGAGCCAATAGGCAAATCCCAAGCGATTGGATGGCCATTTCGAATTCCAAGTTCCCAGCTCCTTTGGAACTTTTGGACTTACTTTTTCTCCACGTACCATCCAGTTGCCTCGCTCAAAGACAAAGGTCGGTCGGGCCATGTAGTCCGGATTTTCGATCAGGATGGGAAGGCGTGTTCCACGGAAATGAAGCAGCTCCTCCCAGGATTTTTTCACAGTGGAGAAGCCGGGCTTTTCCTTTCCTTTCAGACTTGGGACAAAAGCAAACCAGACGATGGAGGAGGTGTTTTGCTGGGGTTTTGCACTTGGATTTTGAGCTTCGATGTAGAGGTTGACTTTCCCTTGCACAGGCTTGAAGGGGATTTCCTTCACAACCTCTCCTTGGGTTTTGTTGATCACAAAGCTGGCGAGAATTTCTCCTTCGGGTCCATCCTTTCGGATGGTCATTTTGGTACCATCCACTCCAGACCAATAATCGAGCAGGAGTTGGTCAGAACCCTGGGTGTCGATGTTTTTATAGACGGCAGAGCCTCCTGGCCAGAGCCCGAGCCATTTGGTGTCGATCAACTCGGATTGTTGGAAGTCCGTGGCAAGGTGAGCGGCGTATTTGGGTTCGTGGAATTTCAGAAAGTCAGCCCGCTGCCTGGTGGCAGTTTTTCCTTCATTTTCTTCAGCCCAAGCCACTATCTGGTTCACTTTGGCCTGATCTTCCGCTTCGTAAAATCGTAATCGAGGCTCTTCGTCGTGGGTGTCTTCGTCTCTTGTATTATTGAAAAAGGCCAGGGACTCGAAGAATTCTTCGTGTCGGATGGGATCGTAAGGATGACTATGGCATTGCACGCAAGCCATGGTTGTACTTTGCCAGACTTCGAAGGTGGTGCTCACCCGGTCCAAGACAGCGGCAACGCGGAATTCCTCGTCCTCGGTTCCACCTTCGTCATTGTTCATGGTGTTCCGATGAAAGGCCGTCGCGGTCAGTTGATCTTGGGAAGGATTGGGCAAGAGGTCGCCTGCCAGCTGCTCGACGGTAAATTCATCGAAGGGTTTGTCGGCATTAAAAGACCGAATCACCCAGTCCCGATAGGGCCAAAAGGTACGGGAAACGTCCCGTTCGTAGCCTTTGGTATCGGCATAGCGGGCAAGGTCCAGCCACCAAGTCGCCCATTTTTCCCCATAGGCTTCTGAAGAAAGCAATTGATCCACGGCTTGCTCGTAGCTGATTTTGCCGGAGGAAAAGTCCCGAATCAAAGATTCCGAAGGAGGCAAGCCTGTAATGTCCAAAGCCACTCTTCGAAGGAGTCTCATTGGATTTTCGGGTGAGGATGGACTCAAACCTAGACTTGGCAGTTTTTCTTGGACAAAAAAGTCAATGGGAGCAAGCGAGATGTTTTCAGTGCCACCAAAACTGGCAGCAGTGGGATTCGCGGGAAGTTTGGGTTCCTGGACCGGTTCGTAAGCCCAATGTTTCCCCCACTTGGCCCCTTGATCGATCCATTCTTTCAGTAATTCAATTTCCTCCTTACTGAGTTGGGCACGCTGGTAAGGCATTCGGAGTTCGGGATCGGAATGTGTCAGCCGCTTGATGAGTTCGCTGGAGGAGGAACTCCCAGGAACGATCGCAGGATGTCCGGATTCGGTAGGGGCGAAGGCTTCTTCCTCGAAGAGCAAGCTAAACCCTCCGCTTTTTTTCACGCCTCCATGGCAGGAGATGCAGTGCTTGTTGAGGATGGGTTTGATTTCTGTGCTGAAATCCACTTCTTTTTCAGCCCCTAAAAAGAAGAACCCGATCAGGGTAATCCCGATCAGAAGGCTGAGAATTAGGGCTAGGCGGTTGGTGAGCATGGTCCGAAATGAATCGGAGGAAAAATAGCCAATTTCGAAATAGGAAGGAAGAGAGGATAATGAATAGGAATTAAAAAAGCCGCTTTTCATTAAAGCGGCCCAATTCTATTTTAGATAAGCGTGTTTTTGGGAGGAAAGTAACTCGGCAAATTTTTCAAAATATCCGTCGTCATTCCATCCAAGTCATAATCCGGTTGCCATCCCCAGTCTTCCCGAGCACGGCTATCGTCTATGCTATCCGGCCAGGAGTCTGCGATGGCCTGACGGAAGTCGGGATTGAATTCAATCTGGAAGTCAGGAACGTGCTTTTTGATGCTTTCGAAGATCTCTTTTGGGGAAAAGCTCATTCCTGCTAAGTTGTAGCTGGAGCGGATTTTTACCGATTCCCGAGGGGCATTCATCAGATCCAATGTGGCTTTGATCGCATCTGGCATGTACATCATCGGCAAGTAACTGTCTTCGCGAAGGAAGCAGTTGAATTTTTCATTCGCAATGGCCTTGTGGTAGATATCCACTGCATAGTCAGTCGTGCCGCCTCCCGGTAGGGATTTGTATCCAATCAGACCTGGGTAGCGAAGGCTTCGCACGTCCACCCCATGCTTTTCGAAGTAGTATTCACACCATCGTTCTCCTGCCTGCTTGCTGATGCCGTAGACGGTGTTGGGTTCTTTTACGCAGAATTGAGGGGTATTGAACTTCGGAGTATTGGGACCAAAAACGGCAATGGAGGAGGGCCAATAAATTTTGTCCAGTTTCTGTTCTTTGGCCAGTTCCAGAACATAAAGCAAGCTATCCATATTGAGATGCCAGGCAAAAAGCGGGTTCTTTTCCCCCGTAGCTGATAGGACTGCGGCCAAGTGATAAATCTGAGTGACTTTTTCCTCTTTGACCAAATCCCGAAGTGCCTCTTTATTCATCACATCCAAGGTCTGGAATCGGCAAAAATCAAAAGCAGATCGGGCTGAATCTCTGAGGTCGGTCGCGATGACTTGTTCTCCTCCAAACTGATTGGCTAATGCCTGCGTAAGTTCCGAACCAAGCTGTCCTCCAGCTCCGAT
Above is a window of Algoriphagus sanaruensis DNA encoding:
- a CDS encoding ABC transporter substrate-binding protein; this encodes MRKILLSISAFFCFLTGFSQNTPEAYLKAKQSLISKDYWAAINQFTPFLDQSNYGKLAPYAALQLAEAALAVNQPSKAIEALSPFYATDWKYSDESKYLLLLAYFQNNQTVEALRIISSIKNETIKSKANNAAFEFLLKESPSFFVTNLEEFKAIPSFSAALGQVFEQKSILSSSEQEALVKIRASGKVKSVNDGQLDIALILPFSSPNASLSQGKPTDFVFELYQGMALAVEQLKRQGKKIQLNSFDSKRDVNQLSTILKDENVRSSDVLVGPIYQEETSLVSSFAEAEKIPFVHPLSNLGDRFEESAYSYLFRPSVASLSKGIQTAITSQNWGKSVAIAHSGSSRDENLAGILQQELTAKGFKVVKMQRVDARNVLEFFQGLGVRRENTPSVQQVILLTDDPAIAQSTFGLMESINTSLPVLVMDSWLGFNFANFEMLEFPNFYFIANNTPRFSSPEMDLFREAFYTKYLAFPSLNAVVGYELIYWLDQNAKENLDFDLRSGLDLSRYSPGKLTWGYNFTNSHNNTHVPVFKFEMGQLVPLN
- the hemL gene encoding glutamate-1-semialdehyde 2,1-aminomutase; translation: MRISESKRLFAEAKNVIPGGVNSPVRAFRAVGGEPIFIQKSDGAYLYDVDGNSFIELINSWGPMILGHNHPMIREAVVKAVEDGLSYGAPTAKEIEIAELIVEMVPSVEKVRMVNSGTEATMSAIRVARGYTGRDKFIKMEGHYHGHGDSFLISAGSGAITMGNPDSPGVTVGTAKDTLLAPYNDLEAIERLVKANKGEIAALILEPVPGNMGLALPLPGYLEGLREICTREGIVLIFDEVMTGFRLAKGGAQELFGVTPDMTTLGKIIGGGMPVGAYGGKKEIMEFVSPAGPVYQAGTLSGNPIAMSAGLAMLHYLNNHPEVYAELALIGRKITEGISKINHDLNLNYTVNALGSMYSLFFTDQPVVDFESAKKSNTVLFGSYFQAMLKRGIYLAPSQFESLFLSTALSDELIGKILTAHEESMREIHG
- a CDS encoding Spx/MgsR family RNA polymerase-binding regulatory protein, whose product is MKLSVYGIKNCDTMKKTFTFLEEKGVDYEFIDYKKQKPTAALLTSFLEKIPLSTLVNKQGTTYKKMDEAQKAALENVETALPILIENSSMIKRPVILYPDGSITLGFVPDQIGQKI
- a CDS encoding c-type cytochrome domain-containing protein, which encodes MLSFIFPLLGRFHPILVHLPIGILVFGVLLIFLSKKQDKTFLAAIQLAFLLGSIGGVLACISGFLQYQFEGFSWDTVQFHLIFGILTTAAGFFFYGKNKRTSDPSTLKWSSTALIGALLFTGHLGGTITHGEGYFTEVMPENLQSLFGGAPSSAAPLTLPEEGWEELAYYDEVVQPILNSNCQSCHNPRNKKGGLDLSTKEALLKGGENGPVIDPHEFLKSSLVSRMELPQDHEDHMPPSEKRQPKKEELQLLRLWLENEASFDLKLGAAKPEKKLLEPFFQREEIAFYPTVTFSPIAEDTLALLRKKGFYVEPIAQGSLILKLSCINFRDFQDQNLGDLASVKGHIVYLDLSGTMITDQILTSLGDFPHVTVLKLNHTQVKGANLESLKSLKNLKSLYLNGISITQTDLEKLDQLPRLERVFAYETGLIGNESLKKFKFKLETGSYELPPIPSDTIVY
- a CDS encoding DUF1501 domain-containing protein, with the translated sequence MNAEKLLNELVNQKLQTQTRRHFLLDCVSKMGGLALAPLLFGCELGKNGTLKTGLQLSDRDLNPLSPLPPPFLGKAKSIIYLHMAGAPSQLELFDFKPELAKYHDQDCPESLLEGRKFAFIRGVPKMLGPQAKFSQHGESGAWISDYLPHFSKVADEVAFLKAMHTDQFNHGPAQLFMQTGSPRLGRPSLGSWVTYGLGTENQNLPGFVVLTSGGKTPDAGKSVWGSGFLPSVYQGVQCRSKGDPVLYLEDPSGMSRDLKKQVITAINQSNQEDFENFGDPEILARINQYEMAYRMQIEVPEVMNINDEPEHIHQLYGTQPGEESFANNCLLARKLVEKGVRVVQLYDWGWDTHGTDHDGSIDMGLRNKCRTIDRPMTALLLDLKQRGLLEETLVVWGGEFGRTPMQENREGKKMGFLGRDHHVDAFTMWMAGGGVKKGASYGITDDFGFAGIDERTSVHDLHATILHLMGFDHEKFTYEFQGRPFRLTDVHGELIRSVIA
- a CDS encoding DUF1553 domain-containing protein gives rise to the protein MKSGFFNSYSLSSLPSYFEIGYFSSDSFRTMLTNRLALILSLLIGITLIGFFFLGAEKEVDFSTEIKPILNKHCISCHGGVKKSGGFSLLFEEEAFAPTESGHPAIVPGSSSSSELIKRLTHSDPELRMPYQRAQLSKEEIELLKEWIDQGAKWGKHWAYEPVQEPKLPANPTAASFGGTENISLAPIDFFVQEKLPSLGLSPSSPENPMRLLRRVALDITGLPPSESLIRDFSSGKISYEQAVDQLLSSEAYGEKWATWWLDLARYADTKGYERDVSRTFWPYRDWVIRSFNADKPFDEFTVEQLAGDLLPNPSQDQLTATAFHRNTMNNDEGGTEDEEFRVAAVLDRVSTTFEVWQSTTMACVQCHSHPYDPIRHEEFFESLAFFNNTRDEDTHDEEPRLRFYEAEDQAKVNQIVAWAEENEGKTATRQRADFLKFHEPKYAAHLATDFQQSELIDTKWLGLWPGGSAVYKNIDTQGSDQLLLDYWSGVDGTKMTIRKDGPEGEILASFVINKTQGEVVKEIPFKPVQGKVNLYIEAQNPSAKPQQNTSSIVWFAFVPSLKGKEKPGFSTVKKSWEELLHFRGTRLPILIENPDYMARPTFVFERGNWMVRGEKVSPKVPKELGTWNSKWPSNRLGFAYWLTAPENPLTSRTLVNRVWDQLFGRGLVSTLEDMGTQSDPPSHPELLDYLAWKTVHDYDWSIKSLIREIVTSATYQQSSVISSEVFQKDPKNQWYARGPRYRLSAEQIRDQALATSGLLSRKMYGKPVMPTQPEGIWQTVYNGESWKESEGEDKYRRSVYTFLKRTSPYPSFISFDAGSREVCLGKRLVTNTPLQALATLNDPVYLDAAKALSQKAWEKSGKKPELAIQTIYQNLLLLPISESKKANLMNLYKSAKSNFDQDQKSLTEFFPGADSGLAALAVATNAMMNLDEFLTKP
- a CDS encoding NAD-dependent epimerase/dehydratase family protein, with translation MEKILVIGAGGQLGSELTQALANQFGGEQVIATDLRDSARSAFDFCRFQTLDVMNKEALRDLVKEEKVTQIYHLAAVLSATGEKNPLFAWHLNMDSLLYVLELAKEQKLDKIYWPSSIAVFGPNTPKFNTPQFCVKEPNTVYGISKQAGERWCEYYFEKHGVDVRSLRYPGLIGYKSLPGGGTTDYAVDIYHKAIANEKFNCFLREDSYLPMMYMPDAIKATLDLMNAPRESVKIRSSYNLAGMSFSPKEIFESIKKHVPDFQIEFNPDFRQAIADSWPDSIDDSRAREDWGWQPDYDLDGMTTDILKNLPSYFPPKNTLI